In Cydia strobilella chromosome 6, ilCydStro3.1, whole genome shotgun sequence, one DNA window encodes the following:
- the LOC134742198 gene encoding sodium-independent sulfate anion transporter-like produces the protein MTVLTVTSENGNQLRRRLKKCSKDLCSVKTVKKRLPITEWLPEYNLTKLIQDIIAGITVGLTAIPQGIAYAVVAGLSPEYGLYAGLMGGFVYLFLGSCKDITVGPTAIMSTMVSKYVSGYSADFAVLAAFLSGLVELGMGIMHLGFLVEFISMPVITGFTTAAALQIAAGQLKSIFGLDGKSGNYFSESLYNFVINFKSMKVWDPILGFLTIGILLVLKNIGQGCSRTDGLTKQLRWFVSLARNAVVVITGMIVAYILKVSTGSEPLILIGDIGSGLPKIEPPPFSTTVGNETYTFSDMMSVLGPQSIVLPLVAILESVAIAKAFAGGKPVDATQEMMALGMCNIVGSFTKSMPITGSFTRTAINNASGVQTPAGGVFTGFLILLALSLLTSTFYFIPKASLAGLIITAMFSMIDFDIFGRLWRNSKIELFLLLITMAFSLLIGLEYGIIAGIVVNAAILLYSVSRPSVKITTKLCEKGEYLSICLPDKLSYCAAEHVRRKALQAAQNARNAAIIIDGSNVKKMDSTVASNLMSVIQDLDKTGRKVMFLNFSNSIVNLCLDINPKYTDRFVIASNSEDILIKP, from the coding sequence ATGACAGTTCTGACTGTAACAAGTGAAAATGGAAATCAATTACGTAGAAGACTGAAAAAATGTTCCAAAGACCTGTGTAGTGTAAAGACAGTGAAGAAAAGACTACCTATAACGGAATGGCTACCAGAATACAATCTGACGAAACTGATCCAAGATATAATTGCGGGAATCACAGTGGGACTCACCGCTATTCCTCAAGGCATTGCATACGCCGTTGTAGCCGGTCTGTCTCCTGAATATGGTCTTTATGCAGGCTTAATGGGAGGATTTGTCTACTTATTCTTAGGAAGCTGCAAGGATATCACCGTTGGACCTACAGCTATCATGTCTACAATGGTATCGAAATACGTCTCTGGCTATTCAGCAGACTTCGCTGTTTTGGCAGCATTCCTATCTGGACTGGTGGAGCTTGGTATGGGGATAATGCATCTTGGATTTTTGGTTGAATTTATATCGATGCCAGTCATTACCGGATTTACAACCGCCGCTGCTTTACAAATAGCTGCAGGCCAATTAAAATCGATATTCGGCCTCGACGGAAAATCAGGAAATTATTTTTCAGAATCCTTGTACAATTTTGTAATCAACTTTAAGAGTATGAAAGTATGGGATCCGATTCTAGGATTTTTAACAATCGGTATACTGTTGGTGTTGAAGAATATTGGACAAGGGTGCAGTCGTACTGACGGCTTAACAAAGCAACTTCGATGGTTTGTTTCACTCGCTAGAAATGCTGTGGTTGTTATAACAGGTATGATCGTAGCATATATCCTAAAGGTATCGACAGGCTCGGAACCTCTAATTCTGATTGGTGATATTGGAAGTGGACTACCGAAAATAGAACCACCGCCTTTCAGTACAACCGTAGGTAATGAAACCTATACATTTAGTGACATGATGTCAGTCCTGGGGCCTCAATCTATAGTGTTACCCTTAGTAGCTATTTTAGAGTCCGTGGCGATTGCAAAAGCCTTTGCAGGAGGCAAACCCGTTGATGCCACTCAGGAAATGATGGCATTAGGAATGTGCAATATAGTTGGCTCATTTACTAAAAGCATGCCTATAACTGGCTCATTTACACGAACAGCTATAAATAATGCTTCAGGAGTACAAACCCCTGCAGGTGGTGTCTTTACtggttttctaatattattagctTTGAGTTTATTAACGTCtacattttatttcataccTAAAGCATCACTGGCTGGTTTAATTATTACAGCAATGTTTTCTATGATAGATTTCGATATATTTGGAAGATTATGGAGGAACAGcaaaattgaattatttttgttacttattaCAATGGCGTTTTCTTTGTTAATCGGATTAGAATACGGGATTATTGCTGGAATAGTTGTTAACGCCGCGATATTATTGTATTCAGTTTCAcgaccatctgtgaaaataacTACAAAATTATGTGAAAAAGGAGAATACTTATCAATATGTTTACCTGATAAATTGTCGTATTGTGCGGCTGAACATGTTCGGCGCAAAGCATTGCAAGCAGCTCAAAATGCAAGAAATGCAGCAATTATCATAGATGGttcaaatgtcaaaaaaatgGACTCCACCGTGGCTTCAAACCTCATGTCTGTAATTCAAGATTTGGACAAAACAGGCCGAAAAgttatgtttttgaatttttccaATAGTATTGTTAACTTATGTCTTGACATTAACCCTAAATATACTGACAGGTTTGTAATTGCCTCTAACTCTGAAGACATTCTAATAAAACCGTAA
- the LOC134742218 gene encoding uncharacterized protein LOC134742218, with product MALKSHIVTSKLIHECHERLMEVCHNNKITLQWIKGHSGSRGNDAADELARQGSSAGAIGPEPILPIPFSKVRSMLLARTGKLHTEHWLNQTGCRQAKQAMPGISGKLTRVLLQLGKTRLSMVTSVITGHGLFNKHLFITGVTDSPLCRGCMETEETASHVVLECSGVAPYRAKHLGSPRDLPEVLLNIKGLIGFLEELGWQD from the coding sequence atggctctaaaaagccatatagtcacatccaaacttatacacgaatgccacgaacgactaatggaggtatgtcataacaataagatcaccctacaatggatcaaaggacacagcggatcccggggtaacgatgctgcggacgagcttgccaggcaaggatcgagtgcgggagcgattggcccagaaccgatcctcccgataccgtttagcaaggtacgctcaatgctgctggcacgtacagggaaactacacacagaacattggctaaaccagactggatgcagacaggccaaacaagctaTGCCTGGCAtcagcggaaagctcacaagggtgctccttcaattaggaaagacccgactgagcatggtgacCAGTGtaataacaggtcatggactatttaacaaacatctttttataacaggtgtcacagacagtcccctatgcagaggatgcatggagacagaagaaacagcctctcacgtggtgctggagtgcagcggagtggccccatacagggcaaaacatctcggatccccgagagacctccccgaggtcctactcaacatcaaaggtttgataggtttcctcgaggagctgggctggcaggactag